A region from the Xiphias gladius isolate SHS-SW01 ecotype Sanya breed wild chromosome 20, ASM1685928v1, whole genome shotgun sequence genome encodes:
- the LOC120806197 gene encoding 5-hydroxytryptamine receptor 1A-beta, which produces MESTNNTTAWSRLVNLSAKTPRPEDGEVKLSYQVVTSFLLGALILCAIFGNACVVAAIALERSLQNVANYLIGSLAVTDLMVSVLVLPMAALYQVLNRWTLGQAPCDIFISLDVLCCTSSILHLCAIALDRYWAITEPIDYMKKRTPRRAAVLISVTWLVGFSISVPPMLIMRSQPNSMAEDRANPKQCKIRQDPWYTIYSTFGAFYIPLTLMLVLYGRIFKAARFRIRRTVRKTEKKKVSDSCLALSPAPFHKNTPGDAQGKSWKRSVEPRPLPNVNGAVKHAEDGESLEIIEVHSNAKGNLPLPNTPSSVPLFESRHEKATEAKRKIALARERKTVKTLGIIMGTFILCWLPFFIVALVMPFCQESCYMPRWLEAVINWLGYSNSLLNPIIYAYFNKDFQSAFKKIIKCHFCRP; this is translated from the coding sequence ATGGAGAGCACAAACAACACCACGGCCTGGTCGCGGCTCGTCAACCTTTCCGCCAAAACCCCCAGACCCGAGGACGGAGAGGTGAAGCTGAGTTACCAGGTGGTCACATCCTTCCTGCTCGGCGCGCTCATCCTGTGCGCAATATTTGGGAACGCGTGCGTGGTTGCAGCCATCGCCCTGGAGCGGTCTCTCCAGAACGTGGCCAACTACCTGATCGGTTCTCTGGCTGTCACCGACCTGATGGTGTCGGTGCTGGTGCTGCCCATGGCGGCGCTTTACCAGGTCTTGAACCGATGGACTCTCGGGCAGGCTCCGTGCGACATCTTCATCTCTCTGGATGTGCTGTGCTGCACTTCGTCCATCCTGCACCTGTGCGCCATCGCTCTGGACAGATACTGGGCCATCACCGAGCCCATAGACTACATGAAGAAGAGGACGCCGAGGAGAGCCGCGGTCCTCATCAGTGTCACCTGGCTCGTCGGATTCTCCATCTCAGTGCCGCCAATGCTGATCATGCGCTCCCAGCCCAACAGCATGGCAGAGGACAGGGCGAACCCCAAGCAGTGTAAGATCAGGCAAGACCCATGGTACACAATATACTCCACATTCGGGGCTTTTTACATCCCGCTGACGCTGATGCTGGTTTTATACGGTCGGATATTCAAAGCTGCCAGGTTTCGGATCAGGAGGACGGTGCGCAAAACGGAGAAGAAGAAAGTGTCCGACTCCTGCTTGGCGTTGTCCCCGGCGCCCTTCCACAAAAACACTCCCGGAGACGCGCAGGGTAAGAGCTGGAAAAGGAGCGTGGAGCCCCGGCCGCTGCCGAACGTCAACGGCGCGGTGAAACATGCGGAGGACGGCGAGTCTCTGGAGATCATCGAAGTTCACAGCAACGCCAAGGGCAACCTGCCGCTGCCCAACACCCCGAGCTCCGTGCCGCTGTTCGAAAGCAGGCACGAGAAGGCGACCGAGGCCAAGCGGAAGATCGCGCTGGCACGGGAGCGCAAAACGGTGAAGACTCTGGGCATCATCATGGGCACCTTCATCCTCTGCTGGCTGCCCTTCTTCATCGTCGCCCTGGTCATGCCTTTTTGCCAAGAGTCGTGCTACATGCCCCGCTGGCTGGAGGCCGTGATAAACTGGCTGGGCTACTCCAACTCTTTACTCAACCCCATCATTTACGCGTACTTCAACAAAGACTTCCAGAGCGCATTCAAGAAAATTATCAAGTGTCATTTCTGCAGACCGTGA